The Magnolia sinica isolate HGM2019 chromosome 9, MsV1, whole genome shotgun sequence genome contains a region encoding:
- the LOC131255690 gene encoding protein TIC 20-v, chloroplastic yields the protein MAIALFSASLSFSLPPKSHFPLHLDSRQPLFNPPNTSRILKIRSKPYSRPISPSQAKNNDTADAPDRLISAVCYFYPFFDGIQYGKYVITQFSAVQILIQPLLPAIRVFKSFPLNGFLVFLTLYFIVVRNPNFSRYVRFNTMQALVLDVLLIFPDLLERTFSPKEGLGLDIVMSLDSTVFLFLLVCLVYGSTSCLLGQVPRLPIVAEAADRQVL from the coding sequence ATGGCTATTGCTCTCTTCTCcgcctctctctccttctccctccctCCAAAATCTCATTTCCCATTGCATCTGGATTCCCGCCAACCTCTCTTCAATCCCCCAAACACTTCCCGAATCCTCAAAATCAGATCAAAACCCTATAGCAGACCCATCTCCCCATCTCAAGCCAAGAACAACGACACCGCAGATGCCCCTGACCGGCTCATCTCAGCCGTCTGTTACTTCTACCCCTTCTTCGACGGCATCCAGTATGGGAAATACGTCATCACCCAATTCTCAGCCGTCCAGATCCTCATCCAGCCGTTGCTTCCCGCCATCAGAGTCTTCAAAAGCTTCCCCTTGAATGGTTTCTTGGTATTTCTCACTCTCTATTTCATTGTCGTTAGGAATCCGAATTTCAGCAGGTATGTTAGATTCAATACCATGCAGGCTCTAGTCCTCGATGTGCTCCTGATCTTTCCAGATCTTTTGGAGAGGACCTTCTCTCCAAAAGAAGGGCTGGGGTTGGATATTGTGATGAGCTTGGATAGCACTGTGTTCTTGTTCCTTTTGGTTTGTTTGGTTTATGGATCCACTTCTTGCTTGCTGGGCCAGGTGCCCAGGTTGCCGATTGTAGCGGAAGCGGCCGATCGGCAAGTTCTTTGA
- the LOC131255691 gene encoding protein H2A.7-like encodes MAGRGKVAADRKKQVTRSLKAGLQFPVGRIARFMKAGKYAERVGGGAPVYLAAVLEYLAAEVLELAGNAARDNKKTRIVPRHIQLAVRNDEELGRLLGMVTIANGGVLPSIHNMLLPKKAGSGKAVPVEES; translated from the exons atGGCGGGTCGAGGAAAGGTCGCAGCAGATAGGAAGAAGCAGGTCACGAGAAGTTTGAAAGCAGGGCTTCAATTTCCCGTGGGTCGTATCGCGAGATTTATGAAGGCCGGGAAATACGCTGAAAGGGTTGGAGGCGGCGCTCCTGTATATCTTGCTGCCGTTCTCGAGTATCTCGCGGCTGAG GTCCTGGAGTTGGCTGGCAACGCCGCGAGAGACAACAAGAAGACGAGGATTGTTCCAAGGCACATCCAGCTGGCGGTACGGAACGACGAGGAGCTGGGCCGTCTGTTGGGGATGGTCACGATTGCGAACGGTGGGGTCCTACCAAGCATCCACAACATGCTCTTGCCCAAGAAAGCTGGGTCTGGGAAAGCTGTCCCTGTAGAGGAGTCCTAA